DNA sequence from the Staphylococcus epidermidis genome:
ATTGCTATTTATTTTTCCATTAGGTCTCTTTCTAATGTGGAGGTATGCGCATTGGAAGAATTGGTTAAAATTGACTGTTTCATCAGTCTATATTATTAGTTTAGTTTTAACACTTTTATTTCAAGTTAGTCTATTAAATGAGAATAAAACAAATCAAATAGAACATGCATCAACTATGAAAGAAAAGTCTAATATAAATAATGTAAAAACAACTAAAAATAAAAATATGGAAAAATCAACGCAGACAGACAAACAAAACTCTGTGAACTTAAAGCAAAACACAAAAGATCAAAATAATAACGCAAATGATGAAGCAGCTTCTCCAACTAGCGAACAAAATGCAGCTATAGCACAAGCAAAGTCATATGCAAATACATTACCTATCTCTAAGAAAAGTTTATACAAACAATTAACTTCGGAATACGGAGAGAAATATCCGGCAGACATAGCACAGTATGCTGTTGACCATATCAGTGTAGATTATAAAATGAATGCACTGAGATTAGCAAAAAGTTACGTAAAAAATATAAACATTTCTAATCAAGCGTTATATGATCAACTCGTTTCAGAAAATGGAGAAGGATTTACTCCTGAAGAAGCACAATATGCAATGAATCATTTAGATAGGTAATCATTAAGAAAGAGTTTTAACATTAAAGGTTTGTTTTCTTAGTTGAAAGCAAACCTTTAATATATTCGTATAAATATAATCTTTATAGACTGTAAATTCAGTTATTATAAAATTTTATAGTTACAATTACTTTCAATCTTTTAAAATGTCATCGATATAGAGAAAATTCTCCACCTAGTAGGTTAAACTCAATTTTCTATTTAATTTTTATAAAGTAGAATGTTAAAAATTGAGAATTTAGTACATTTGTTTATAGACATTTTCTCCCTGAAACAAGATAATCTGATTCTTCATCTTTTGTCATTTTATTTGATTGAGTGCTTACTGGTGAGTCTTGTCTTAATGCTTTTTCAACATTTGATTTTACCATTTGATTAAGTAAGTTAGTAAATGATTCAACATTTTTCCTTGTTTTTTCAGCATCAGTATTTACTAATATATTAACAATTTGATCATCGAAGTTTTCTAAACCTGACTCATTAAGCATTGAACGAGTCTCATTCTTCATTTGAGATAAAGCTTTTTCTGCTTTTAGTTCTTCATTTTCTTTTAACAGCTTTTCCAACTCATATTGATTCTTTTGGTC
Encoded proteins:
- a CDS encoding Ltp family lipoprotein, translating into MQQERQSWYQKSWFIILTLLFIFPLGLFLMWRYAHWKNWLKLTVSSVYIISLVLTLLFQVSLLNENKTNQIEHASTMKEKSNINNVKTTKNKNMEKSTQTDKQNSVNLKQNTKDQNNNANDEAASPTSEQNAAIAQAKSYANTLPISKKSLYKQLTSEYGEKYPADIAQYAVDHISVDYKMNALRLAKSYVKNINISNQALYDQLVSENGEGFTPEEAQYAMNHLDR
- a CDS encoding DUF4355 domain-containing protein — protein: MKDAIQEAEKLAKMNKDQKNQYELEKLLKENEELKAEKALSQMKNETRSMLNESGLENFDDQIVNILVNTDAEKTRKNVESFTNLLNQMVKSNVEKALRQDSPVSTQSNKMTKDEESDYLVSGRKCL